The Callithrix jacchus isolate 240 chromosome 7, calJac240_pri, whole genome shotgun sequence DNA window AAAACTTGCTGTGAGTCCTGACCTCTTTCCTGTTTTCATGCCCACAGCCTGTTCTTGTGAAAAGAAGCCAGGTGACCCAGGAGTCACTTgggacagaaaaaaaggaagttccTCCCACTGGAtgtgtggggatcgctcctgcaaGGGATCCTTGACAGGACCCttgccatcttgagcttgagcccatatatgtttctcctctcctggaggctgttgagttaagggaaaagaggaagtctggttgcactgattctttaatcatttatttttgcctctgacatttgcaacagaatggcttAGCTCAGGCTTCGTGGTCTAACGAGACATTGTgtggttagacattgtgtgcctcctagttccttctctgcacaataactgtatgactttgtttacctctgctaactcaatcatatcaTTTGCATAtaatcctatatgaataggcaaggttagaatgacatttggaaaggtccagctgtACCTTTTTAATGATCTTGCTTGTTTGACTGATTTTGGATAAacatatgtttagatttatgacccccttttgcaaactttattgtccttttgctgtacaccctatgattaagagtcatactttctgtaccccttttcttgtgatttatgttcttgattttatttcaagatacaatggcatgtacgtcactcctcaagcactgaaaggtatataacctgtggTGTGCAAAAATAAACTTGCTGTTTTGGCATTTGCtgctccggcattgcctggcagtcctccagaccccactttctatctttcttttcttctgcacactccctcttccaggttgagaacacttgagtggggctgaggctctccgctggtTGGAAGCACCCCAGCAGATATGCAGAACCCACAACTGTCCATGGCCCCTGAGATGGAGATCCCTAGAGTAGAGAACCCTTATCAGACACCGGAATTATAAAATGGCCTTTGAAATAATGGCGCAAAACTGCCTGGATGTGTGGAGGGCCAGAGAAGAGATAAGGGCACTGTTCAAGGATGCAGTTAGCAACATCATTTGAGAAAAGAGAGATGCCCTATCCTACAGAAGAAGGCTTTTCTGCAAATATATTCAGATGGGCTACTATGGCCAAAAACTTGCTGTGAGTCCTGACCTCTTTCCTGTTTTCATGCCTACAGCCTGTTCCTGTGAGAAGAAACCAGGTGACTGAGAAGTCACTTGGGACAGGAAAAGAGGAATTTCCTCCCACTGGATGTCTGTGATTGAAAATGGAGCCAATAGTCAGATTCAAAACTGAGGCAGGCTCAGTTTACGGGGCCTGCCTGCATTGATGATCTGACTCAGTGACACAAGTTGCAGAAACATAACATATAGAGGCTGCCTGGAGGACCATGGTTTTGTGACCTTCAGGCTGGAGTACTCACAGGCTACACAGGCTACATTCAGAGCAGGGCACGTGAGCTGATTCTCCAATGAGGATGAGGCACTGCTATAAGGCTGGTGGCAGTCAGACAGGTGACGCTGAACAGAAGGAGTCGAGTAAATTTCATCCAGGGAGTCTTCTGGGCCTTCCTGCTCCTTTGCCTCCAATAGCTCCTGGCTCAGCTTGGGGTGAAGAAGGCAGAAGATAAACACTGGACAGGACccataccactgcacccagatagTTCTATAGGGAGGACCAAAGGAGAGGCCAGAGGAAGCCAAGTACGGTCCTCTCAGAGAGACACAACCATCCTTCCCTGTGTGGAGCAGGAGACAGAGTGGCAGGTGCTCAGTGCACTGGGCAGACAATGAGCTGGGGAGGAAGAGCTGGAGGGATCCCTGTGGGAGACTGCCAGGACACAGTGCATTCAGCACTTACACACATTTTGTTGAAATTAGCATCAGAGGCCAAATGAATGCAGGTTCTtgcatcttcacagaaacagtTCCTGTATCCTCAACCTCGCTTGTTCTCAAAACTGTGAGCATGATATGAATTGTTTTCATTCACTTTCCTGCTAGCAAATACTTGCATACATGGTAATGCCAAAGAGGCAGACAACAGGTGAGATCGGAAACCCCTGAGTTTGGTCAGTCCACCTGACCTTTCACCTAACTTACGTTCTTTCTGAGACCTTTTCCAGATTTCACCACCCATTACCCGCTCCTGGTTATTCAGTGTTACCTGGAGGCAGCTGATTTCTCTGCTTTCTCGACCTCCTCATCTTATTATCTTGatgatatttatcattttctggAATTATAGAAGCATCTATTCAGATATTTCCCACCTTACCCACTGAAATCACAGTCAGCCCTATGTGTAGCGAGACATGAACATGCATCTATGGGTCTGCATTGTGCTGAACACtgtcatgtattatttttaacctGACAGGTTTTCCTGATCCATGAGGCAACATGTTTCTGATCTGGAGGGTCACCATCAAGATGTGGCCAAATAGTCAAAAGACATCTTGCTCTCCATTTTACCACAGGCTTGTGCAGCCTCTCTCCAAGCTTCAGCAGTTGTCTCCCCAATCCTGCCTCACTTCTGATACCCAGGCACAGGCTGTGTGTCCTGTTACAGCTTACATTGAAaccttatctttcttttttttcccccacgagacggagtttcgctctggctcttgttacccaggctggagtgcaaagtcacaatctcggctcactgcaacctccacctcctgggttcaggcaattctcctgcatcagcctcctgagtagctgggattataggcacacaccaccatgcccagttaattttttgtatttttagtagatacggggtttcaccatgttgaccaggatggtctcagtctcttgacctcatgatccacccacctcagcctccaaaagtgctaggattacaggcttgatccactgcacccagccacctgtATCTTTCTTCTATGACAGGACAAACTAACTTGTCCCACTGTACTCCACACTTCGGGGACTTTGTGCGCCCTCCTAGAGGCTTCTGCTGTCTCATCCAGGAACACACTCTCCATGTGGAGTGCATGGAGATGGCTTCCTACCACCAAATGCCCCCACATCAAGTGACTTCTCCAAACCACACAGCAGGGGCTTTATCTAGTCATGAAATATTGTCATAAGTGTTCCCACATTTGAATGCAAGAGACAATTTGTCTGCCTTTACAGATTTATAGATGGAAACTCAGGAAGGATGATTTAATCAGTTACTCACAGTTGCCAAAGACACTGCTGAAGATAGAGCCTGGAATCCTCATTCTTAGTCCAGGACTCTTTTGACTCTGACAAGCTgcctcctgtcacagcctccttcCTGTCCTTTAAAACTGGACAGATGCTGCCTCTTGCCCCAAAGACCACGTTCCAGCAAGAAATGAGGAGACATTTGCCATCCTGTGACCTCCGACCCCATGGGTTTTCCATCTCAGTTTCTGTCCAGGAAGTCCTGGTCATGTCATGGCTATGAATTTTtagtgtaaagaaataaaattgtcattgTGGAGGTGTGGTGGTCTGGGGAATTTCATAAGCCTGGGGCTGTGTGTCATCAGGGCCTGTGCCCACCTTACCTGGGCTGAGCTTGTTGACATAATGCTCGGTCAGCCTGAGCCCCTTAGCCAGCTGCTCTTGGAGGTCCTGACCCTGGGACTTGTCCAGGTAATCAGGAGTGGGGGGGGGCTTGAAATTTTTATTCAGTGTGGTGGAGGCATCTCTTCATTTTTGTAACTCCTTCTGTAACTTTGTCAGCTGCTCTGCCTGATAGCCAGGGCTTTATATTGCCTATGGTGAGGTAGCAGAAAAGGTTTAATAATGTAAAGGGATGAGTGATCAGTTCTAATACTGCAACAGAGGTTTAGGTGAGAATGTCCTCAAGAAGCCCCCCAAGCAGAACATCAGAAAATGTTTGGGGAAATGCCTGTGGTCcagaggaatgtgtgtgtgtgtgtgtgtgtgtgtgtgtgtgtgtgtgtgtgtgtctatagcatatctatatctatatattttgagatgacaAAGATTAAACCACAAGGGATTGAACCCCAGGAATTTCCAACTTCCCAAATCGGTTTCAGAAGGATGTCCTTTCAGCTCCTCACTTTAGCCATGGACATTTCTATATGAAAACTCCCATAGTACATCGGGCAGTGACTGGAAACAGAGCCATGCACAGAAGTGTGGCTCGGTGCAGATGGGGTGAATTgtaaagatgaaagaagaaaagaatgacgGGTCAAGAAGGCAGTATTGGATGAACAAATGAGTTGCTGCAGTCAGCCAGGAGGTGACTCTAAGAGAACATGGAATAGAGTGTACTAAATGCTGTTGGGTGGTTcactttcttttaattaattttagataTGCAAATTTTGAATCAACATTTCAGTGTTATAAAAAGTGTAAACGAAACTCAAGGAAACAACTGCAACCAGTAACATGCTAAGATGACTGTTCTGTTTTATGAGTGCTGCTGTGAAATGTGCCTGCCACGTAAATGTCTGTCCTGGTCCTGGCCCAGCTTAGCTGCTGGTTCTCCCAGGGGAAGTGCTGCGCTTCAGAGATTCACACCTTTGCCCCCCACCTGTCCCCACAGCGTCTGCTCACCTGAGCTCCTCAATTTCTGTGAACTCCTTATAAATGGTCTGCACTCTGATTTGAAATATGTCTTTTGCAGAGACTTGATGTGCTCTTTGTAGTCATCACAGTCTGAGAAAAGAAAGTCATGCCTGCCTCAGTGGAAGGCTGGACAGGCTGTTGTGGTCACTGCCTACATGGCAGGTGGCAGTGTCCATCCCAAGGACCAAAGCATCTGCACTATCAGGCTCCACTGAGGGATTTCCTCATTTTTAGTTATCAACCTCCCAACTCGCTGGCATCTGACACTCTCCAACCTAGAGATGGGGAAAAAGAAACTCAGTGGCACATCAAGTAACACCTGGAATGAGACAGAGTCAGAATTCACAGCCCCCAAGGTCTGACTCTTAGTTTTGGGCCACATTCCCAAGTCTTGCAGCCTCTCTGGCAACACACTCAATGAGGGCATGAAGTACTGATATTCTGGACAGTAGGAAATGCCCTTAGGACTGTGGGACTCACAGATTCCCTGGAACTGGGAATTTCAAGCACAAATTTGTCAAAGATTTGAAAAATCGTATCTGAATATAATTGCATAAAATATGAGGCATTGGACcctgaaatcataaaagaaatatGGCCAAATACTAATAAAGTTTGAATTAAGTTAGAAATAGTAGAATAAAGAATgaatagtgtttactctgtgccaagtATTGTTCTAGGTGCTTTAGAAGAAACAGTCATTTACAGAGGTAGCAATTTAcagaggtaggtattattataatACCCAaagaacagatgaggaaactgaggcacagagaagctcaGCAATGGATGGAGCCCAAGAGTCTGGCCCAGGATCCCTTCTCCCCAAGCTACCCTGTGACCTCCACAATGTCTAATATGTCGTTGTTCTTCCTCTTTAGAGTAAGAGCCTGTGCCCCAGGAAGCAGGATGTTCCTCTCACCAGGGTACTCCCTGCTCTTGATGCCCTCACATATAGATGCCACACTCACCATTAGGAGCAGAGGCTAAAGGTCTATTCTCTTAATTTTCTTGGTTTcctgtctgatttttttctgtgctaTATGAACAGTACCATTGCGAGGGGAATACAGATCCCATCAAATGCTGATGGATGCTCAGCCTCTTCT harbors:
- the LOC118143049 gene encoding NBPF family member NBPF6-like, whose product is MCLSQELLEAKEQEGPEDSLDEIYSTPSVQRHLSDCHQPYSSASSSLENQLTCPALNVACVAWISISGAMDSCGFCISAGVLPTSGEPQPHSSVLNLEEGVCRRKER